The genomic segment CAATATAGGATCTACGCATCCCAGATGGATTTCAACCTGCAACCTGAGAACAGCTAGTAGAACTCCTGCACGCTGTCTCACCAAGGGCTGAAATATTTATTAGTTACGTGCATCAAGgttaaaacagacagaaatactgTAATTAATAAGTATTCCAGCTCATAGTAAGCCGGCTAAAATGTGGCAATACTTGATTTTAAAGGAAATTTGCATACAACTGCTTATACAGCATGAACAGTATGTACAGCGTACTGTTAATCCCAGTCCAACCTGTTctcgtgtctgtctgtgtttgcagatgtGGACGAGTGTGTGGAGTCTACTTTCCCCCAGTGCTCCCCTCAGGCTGACTGTAACAACACAGTGGGTTCCTACCAGTGTATCTGTCGCCAGGGATACAGCGATGTTGATCCTAGCAACCCCGGAGCCTATTGTACAAGtgagactttgtgtgtgtgtgtgtgtgtgtgtgtgtcatgctgtGAGGGCATGCTGTGAGGGcatgtttaaaaagtgaagccaaaattgggtttaggtttaAGTTATTGTAAGGGTCAGATAAGTTAGCGTTAGGGTTAAGTTTAGAGCCAATATTGAGGGAATAAATGCACACCAGTGGCttatttcatgattaaaacaagaaacaacatgattgttttagcttcttaaatgtgaatgttttctggtttctttgctccatataacaaagaaatcattaaaaactgaatcattttctgAGATTTACAACGGTTACACGATtaatatatgaaaataatcgacagattaatcgattttgAAAAGAATCaaaactatcaaaatagttgcagctctagtaaaCACTTTGTTTAAGTTTTGGTTAATATTAACATTAGGGGGCGTTAGAGTGGTAAGGCATGTAGCTGTTTCATTTAAGTTCATGAAGCAAGAAAAAAGGATTCTGTCAATAACTCTGGATTTAATGAAGGCCGttgtgcataacttttaaatataaacaaaataataacttaGGGGTGTGTGGTTAGGTGTGGCTAACTGATAATTGCGAGTGGTGGGTGGAGTCCTGTGATTTTGAACAGTAATGTTGTGGTGTGCTCATCAGTCCTCACACACCTCATCTGGCATTTCCACCCTTTCTTCCAGTTCTGTGAAATGAGAACGCTTGAGTGACActtcagtcatgtgatttttcTAAGCGTTAGCCTCAACTTGTTTCCATTGCACTTGTTTGTGTTCACCTTTGATTCAAATGTCAACCTTTTCACTTCCTTCATCTGTTTccttttgttgtggtttttttaatgcaaacagAAATGTGCATGAAACACACTAATGGAAACCCTTCTAAGAGTCCtcacagtgaaagtgaaagtacGGTGGGTGTTGTAAATGGCACTGAGTTGAACgaataaaataaatggctttaaaatcCACACTATGACGTACGGACTtgatagatattttttttaaaagaacacaaaTGTCACGTGTACGCTGGATAAAGACCACTGACTAAATCTCAGTTGGATTTCTGGCCTTTGCTCCCAGCAGGAGATGAGTTGTGGACCGACACAGAGACCCCGGTGACCGACGCTCCATCCGTGAACACAGACTATACCCCAGCCTCTGACAACTCCTCTGACATCAGCATGACTACAGTGCTGAATTACCCAAGCTCCATCTCTTATGATTCATCTCATGCTGCACTGTGGACGAGCACTGCACCTTATACCAGCACGGAGTCACCTCTGCCGACAACCACATgctgtgagttttttttattattattttttattatttctaatgGCTGTCAGATCCCAAAATCATGATTTATGAGCCAAGGTAACAGCCTTCTActcatttatgtatatatatagatatattaatattatgccAAAATGTGCTGTTGTCATGGTTTATTGTGTGAATTGGGTCGCAATGCTTTGTCATCTTGAAAAAGTAGGTCCCCATCTACTAAGTTTGAGTGCTCTAGCTTGTATAGTCTAATGCTCCCTGTCCTGCTCAGACATGGGAGTGGCATAAATGTATATAACCACATTTCCTGAAACGTGAACCACAAAGCAAGTTCACTGTTCCTGTccctgtctctcttctctcctacACCCGCCAccgtcctccagctcctcccaaCATCACCTCTTTGATGTGGTCTAACGTCACTGGAACCTCCTTCGATGTGTACTGGTCCGGCCAGTCTCAGACCAACCAGACCTACCGAGTCGTTCTAAGCAAGGGTTCGGTGGTGACCGATTCTTGGGAAACCGATGAGACCGTGAAGGCGTTGAGGGGACTGGAACCTGGGGTCCTCTACAATGTCGCAGTCACGCCTCATGCCTGCGGGAGGCAAGGAGTGGCCCTAGCTATATTGGTCAAGACAGGTAACTGTTGATTGGAGATttggctgtttttatttaaatattaagcTTGGGTTTCTGCAAACAGCTCTGTGATAGGAGATCATAACTTAGAGTAAATgactcacagcaagaaggtccacAGTTTGAATCCCAGTGTGGGGCCTTTCTGTACTGTCCAGTTTCCCTCCACGGTCCAAAGACGTGATTGGAGTTAAGTTAATTGAAGACTATAAAATGGGGCTATCAAACTCATATGACcttgtctagtctggtcaagagtcTAGAAAAAAGCAGTGGTTCAGCAGGAGGTTGACAATATGAGCTTAAGGGCTTAatgagcttaaaattacaacgcaatattccatcatgatatcgcacTTAAGATATTCATGGTGATATTTCAccgaatttcaaagtaaaagtctttctTTCAAAATGGAATGATGTACACTTTGTAATAAAAGCATATGTACGatcccaaaaaataaaaacagacagaaatagattcaaatttaagaaaataatgacgtggacaaattaaaacactaaacaagcttgtatatatatatatatatatatataatttttttggtGAATGCAATACATTTTATAATGGGATAAATATTTGATGATATTGCCAGCAATTATATAAAGTATTATATTGCCTCGCTGGCAACTGTGCCTCAGCCGCACGTGTCATGTctaaaggaagaggaggtcatGGGCCATGTTTCCATTATAACATggtattaagtggtgggccacatgtaatTAAACGGGGGGCTGCATGTGACCCGCGCACCGCCAGTTTGATACCTCTGGTCTACAATGACTGtgggtgtaaatgtgagtgtctAAGGCTGGATAATGATTTCAGATTTTTGGCATGCAGTATCTGGAGTTTTATACTGATTCCTGCATAGTAAATTAAACATGAGGTATTACGGTAAAATAACAAGTGCCAACCTCTTTaaacacatcacaaacacactcacacacacatagtaagtcctgtcttcctcttctcctctgggGAATGAGCGTCTCTCTGGATGTTGCTTCCTGCACGCCTGCAGACAGCCAATCGTGAGCACTGCATGTTTACTGgctcactgacactgatgagATTAACTCCTCGTGTACTGAAATTTGATACagaatgacaacacatttttgatATAGGCTGATACAGAGGAAGGACAGTACCACAAGGGCAATGAAGTTCGATACCCAGCCTTTACTGATAACCTGCCCATAGTGTATCTGACTCCTACAACCCTTAATTCACAAGTGGCTGGATGAATAGTCATGATGATGTCAGTTTTAAGCCCTAATGGCTAATACATGTTAAAGAAAACTCCTTCTTTCACCAGTAGGGCCATGGATGGTTGACATTTAGTAGTGGAAAATATGTTTATTGTACCAAGTAAAGCTTTTCTTTGTAGATTGTCAGACTCTTGACGCCACAGCTCGAATCACCAACGTCGAGTTCACTCCTGAGCTGCAAAACTCCAGCAGCGAGGCCTACATGAACCTCACTAGAAGTATTGAAGAGGAGGTAGGTTTGTTACAAAGGGGTTGGTTCATTGACAGTACTACATAAGCTTTGAATAGAATTGAACTCACACGTATCACACACGTATCACAGTGGTTTCCTTTGTCGCCAATAGATCTACGAGTCTCTGTCGCCAGAGATGAAGGCCATGGTGGATTCAGGCCTGGTGAGAATTGAGATCACAAACTTCTTACGGGGCAGTGTGGTGGTCAACTTCAAGATCGTCGTCAGCCCCAGTCAAAGCCACAACATCAGCAATGTGTCCATTGCTCTGCTAAACTCCCTGATGAACAGCTCCAAATACACTGTGGACGAAAACAACACAAGCATTAATGGTAcgtcctgtgtttttttaagcccagtttatttttctttgagtCTTGACTCTTCCCTGTATATGACAAAAAGTTCCGCAGTGACCTGGAAGTATCCATGTAGCTGTATGATAACTTGACGTTTACTTTACTCTTGCTTTTTTCACTCTGTTTGAAACTGTAAAACTGTTTGTCAAACCtcatacatacagtaaaaaaacaacttacttTTGGTAGATTCTGATGAATGTACATCAGGCAGTCACGACTGCTCCCAGTGGGCTAATTGTACAAACACCTGGGGTTCTTACACGTGTGTCTGCAAGACTGGATATACAGACAACAACCCAGACCGGCCTGGACGAGTGTGTACATGTAAGTGTCGGATTGATTAAGTGTTAGATTAGATTAAGgatgtttttgcattttctaaCCAGGATATCTTGTCTTGTGCAGCCATTTCGACCTCAGAGACAATAACACCATCAGTGACACCCACATTATCTTCTACAGTTAGTACAGTTATCTCTTTAATGACACAATCAACCAGTGACCCAGTTTTAACCCCGACAACCACCACTACTAATCCCCCAACAAGTACCACTGCAAACACTGACAGGAGGTCTATCATTACTGCCCCAATAACCACCACTGCTGCTCCAGTAACAACCACAACAGCCCCAGTTACCACCACTACCATTACTATTCCCCAAGTTATCACCACCGCCACCCCAATACCCACTACgtctgacacaacaacaatcacGACTAACCCTATAACCACCACGACTGCTCCATTAACTACCACTGCCGCCCCAGTAACGATCACCACCACCCCGATAACCACCACTACCGCCAATACTTCCCCAGTTACCGTCACCACCACCCCGATAACCACCACTACCGCCAATACTGCCCCAGTTACCGTCACCACCACCCCGATAACCACCACTACCGCCAATACTTCCCCAGTTACCGTCACCACCACCCCGATAACCACCACTACCGCCAATACTGCCCCAGTTACCGTCACCACCACCCCGATAACCACCACTACCGCCAATACTTCCCCAGTTACCGTCACCACCACCCCGATAACCACCACTACCGCCAATACTGCCCCAGTTACCGTCACCACCACCCCGATAACCACCACTACCGCCAATACTGCCCCAGTTACCGTCACCACCACCCCGATAACCACCACTACCGCCAATACTTCCCCAGTTACCGTCACCACCACCCCGATAACCACCACTACCGCCAATACTGCCCCAGTTACCGTCACCACCACCCCGATAACCACCACTACCGCCAATACTGCCCCAGTTACCGTCACCACCACCCCGATAACCACCACTACCGCCAATACTGCCCCAGTTACCGTCACCACCACCCCGATAACCACCACTACCGCCAATACTTCCCCAGTTACCGTCACCACCACCCCGATAACCACCACTACCGCCAATACTGCGCCAGTTACCGTCACCACCACCCCGATAACCACCACTACCGCCAATACTTCCCCAGTTACCGTCACCACCACCCCGATAACCACCACTACCGCCAATACTGCCCCAGTTACCGTCACCACCACCCCGATAACCACCACTACCGCCAATACTTCCCCAGTTACCGTCACCACCACCCCGATAACCACCACTACCGCCAATACTGCCCCAGTTACCGTCACCACCACCCCGATAACCACCACTACCGCCAATACTGCCCCAGTTACCGTCACCACCATCCCGATAACCACCACTACCGCCAATACTTCCCCAGTTACCGTCACCACCACCCCAATAACCACCACTACCGCCAATACTGCCCCAGTTACCGTCACCACCACCCCAATAACCACCACTACCGTCAATACTGCCCCAGTTACCGTCACCACCACCCCAATAACCACCACTACCGTCAATACTGCCCCAGTTACCGCCACCACCACCCCGATAACCACCACTACCGTCAATACTGCCCCAGTTACCGTCACCACCACCCCGATAACCACCACTACCGCCAATACTTCCCCAGTTACCGTCACCACCACCCCGATAACCACCACTACCGCCAATACTGCCCCAGTTACCGTCACCACCACCCCAATAACCACCCCTGCCGCCAATACTGCCCCAGTTACCGTCACCACCACCCCAATAACCACCACTACCGTCAATACTGCCCCAGTTACCGTCACCACCACCCCAATAACCACCACTACCGTCAATACTGCCCCAGTTACCGTCACCACCACCCCAATAACCACCACTACCGTCAATACTGCCCCAGTTACCGTCACCACCACCCCAATAACAACCACTACTGTTCCAATAACCACCTCTACAGCCCCTGTAACTACCACCACTACCCCCGTTAGCACCACCACTGCAGCCCCAGTagccacaaccacaaccccaatAACCACCACGACCACCACAACCACCACTCTTTCCCTAACAACCACCTCTGCCCCCCCAATACTGACCACTACTGCAATGACATCCATTACTTCTTCTCCATCCACCAACATCACTACCACAACCAATGTCCGGAGAACCACCTCAATGTCGGGGGACATCTCAGTGCGCTGCAGGGGCACTGATATCACTGTGACAGTTGCCAGAGATTTTCTTCAGGACCACAAAGTCAGGGAAAGTGACTTATATTTGGGCTTGCCGGAATGTGGTGTCAATGGAGGAAATACCACCCATGCGCAGCTGAACGTGGCCTGGGGCGAGTGTGACACCAGGCTTGTACAAgtgagatttatttttgaatttgtCCTTGCATGCTAGTCCCTTTTTCGCTAAAGCTGACGCTCCATAAAGTTCAAACTGCTTTCCAATGTTTGTATTTTAGAATGAAACCTGCTACACAGCATCTGTAACCCTGTTCAACACCATGGCAAACGACAGGGAGGAGGCACCCACAGTTCAGCTGGAGTTGCCCGTCATGTGCACCTACCGGAAAGACATGGTTATCTCTGCTGACTCCGGCTCCACTGGGTATGACACGCTTCACATACTGTCATGACAAACACTATGAGCTTTTAGCTCTGCCAGGTCTGACTGTCTGATAAACTTAGAAACTCTAtgaaatttattaaaaaaataattgtgaatatttagcttttttttttacaatagttCCAGGTGAATTTATGAATTTTGTTTTGCATCCACCTCCAGATATGACATGATCAAAGAAGTCATCGTGGGCTTGGGGTCATTCCAAGTGAGGGTGCAGCTGATGAATGGTACGGCGACTCTACCGAACAACTACAGCTTGTCCGCGGAGGagagggtggtggtggaggtcaGCCTGAACACGTCCTCAGAGCGGATTAAAGTGGTCATCAACAAGTGCTGGGCCACTTCTACACCAAGTCCTGCAGATCCACAGGGAGTCACCTTCCTGGAGAACGGgtctgtttctgttattttatttagaataaTTGAGacgagaagaaaaacacaaaacatcatGTCATCTCGAGTTATAAATGTGTTCTCCGTGCATCAAACCTTGCGAGAGATTTTTCCATATAATCAACATGAAGCTCGCCTCGTGCTTTTCTGAATAAAATACCATGTAGCCGGCGCTCACATTTCCATGACAACACTGTAATTGCTGGGTTTGCTTGAAGACCTAAAAATAGACCCATGCGCTAAAAAAGGTTGAGAACACGTGCTCTGATTCATGAGCTGTAATCAGcctatgataataataataataataataataataataataatgatgatatgttttaatcatgataaGTCAAACATTACACTCGCAAGAACAGTGGTCAAATATTCTCATCTTAAAAGCATAGCTCAACACTATGAAAATGTATATGGAttataaatatagatattatTAGTCTGTTGTCTTGGTCGTATTCAGATAAACTGACCAGGTCAGATACATCATGCACATGTATCCAAGAGGGAAGAAGGCAAAGTCAAGgtacagaagaaaaataaaacaaatgaactaaATTATGATAAACAGGAATGAGGAAAATCCCCGTTGACACACTGACAAATCTGACAGGGTGTGCAATCAGGGAAAATACAACAGGCAtgaacaggaagtagattgAATTAGTTACACAATCAATATGgtacaaaataaaataggaaCACTGCAAAGTGCtgaacaacaaaagaaacacaaaaggaAGTACAAACCGTGGTTTAAAAGGTTCGGAACAGATAAAAGCTAAATGTCCAGTGCAAAATTGAAAAAACTACAGACatttaaaatccaaatattCTAAATATTCTGTTTAcatcttgttttcatgatttttgcTCACTTATTTGAGTATTTgggccaaacaaaaaaaaattcattctttcgagaataaactcacaatataaaaaaaaaataaacattatatattaaatattgaaaaaataaatattgtatatgaaatattaataaaataaagtcatatgaggaaaaaagtcgtaatattgcgagaataaagtcattattaatCAAGCAAATCAGGTTGCagatcagctgcaacctgcgaCAAGATGTCAGGATTTTTACCACAGAGCTTGGATTCAAGATGCATGAGTCAGATAAGGGAAAGCAAAATAGGAGGCTTTATTGCTCTCTCAAAAAACATGAGCAGAAACGCTATTCAGAAACACGAAAAACCAACCTATAAACTAGAAACGAAAACTGGATCAACTTGGATCAAAACTCctaacatgaaaacaaaaaaactatatCAACTTGATTCTACACTGTTAACATGAACAAGGTATCGATGATGAAGGACAAAGGGAAATGAATGACTTAAGAAG from the Solea solea chromosome 4, fSolSol10.1, whole genome shotgun sequence genome contains:
- the umodl1 gene encoding uromodulin-like 1 isoform X2, which codes for MSWMLSIWTAAALLALCGGQGYSLCASGYHLCLHNETKSVSFLVMQMVSYTEAKPCGGWLPWKTCTVTLYKMIPKTENKTVVMQVAKCCDGYVQVGRYCALPVNRSGEFTAKPGTCPTADGLYPGSEDCEWDMDCPGWQKCCQKLRRSRCAHPESSANDSYIGGYRLNVTVTVKVDYQELMSKDNGLLNHTRLLQAMVTGALPTDDISVYYLSSWPVHPYRTATSLLIGRNSSLSLSDVSSKLHLLLKHIPEVSSVTVEDVDECVESTFPQCSPQADCNNTVGSYQCICRQGYSDVDPSNPGAYCTRDELWTDTETPVTDAPSVNTDYTPASDNSSDISMTTVLNYPSSISYDSSHAALWTSTAPYTSTESPLPTTTCSPPNITSLMWSNVTGTSFDVYWSGQSQTNQTYRVVLSKGSVVTDSWETDETVKALRGLEPGVLYNVAVTPHACGRQGVALAILVKTDCQTLDATARITNVEFTPELQNSSSEAYMNLTRSIEEEIYESLSPEMKAMVDSGLVRIEITNFLRGSVVVNFKIVVSPSQSHNISNVSIALLNSLMNSSKYTVDENNTSINDSDECTSGSHDCSQWANCTNTWGSYTCVCKTGYTDNNPDRPGRVCTSISTSETITPSVTPTLSSTVSTVISLMTQSTSDPVLTPTTTTTNPPTSTTANTDRRSIITAPITTTAAPVTTTTAPVTTTTITIPQVITTATPIPTTSDTTTITTNPITTTTAPLTTTAAPVTITTTPITTTTANTSPVTVTTTPITTTTANTAPVTVTTTPITTTTANTSPVTVTTTPITTTTANTAPVTVTTTPITTTTANTSPVTVTTTPITTTTANTAPVTVTTTPITTTTANTAPVTVTTTPITTTTANTSPVTVTTTPITTTTANTAPVTVTTTPITTTTANTAPVTVTTTPITTTTANTAPVTVTTTPITTTTANTSPVTVTTTPITTTTANTAPVTVTTTPITTTTANTSPVTVTTTPITTTTANTAPVTVTTTPITTTTANTSPVTVTTTPITTTTANTAPVTVTTTPITTTTANTAPVTVTTIPITTTTANTSPVTVTTTPITTTTANTAPVTVTTTPITTTTVNTAPVTVTTTPITTTTVNTAPVTATTTPITTTTVNTAPVTVTTTPITTTTANTSPVTVTTTPITTTTANTAPVTVTTTPITTPAANTAPVTVTTTPITTTTVNTAPVTVTTTPITTTTVNTAPVTVTTTPITTTTVNTAPVTVTTTPITTTTVPITTSTAPVTTTTTPVSTTTAAPVATTTTPITTTTTTTTTLSLTTTSAPPILTTTAMTSITSSPSTNITTTTNVRRTTSMSGDISVRCRGTDITVTVARDFLQDHKVRESDLYLGLPECGVNGGNTTHAQLNVAWGECDTRLVQNETCYTASVTLFNTMANDREEAPTVQLELPVMCTYRKDMVISADSGSTGYDMIKEVIVGLGSFQVRVQLMNGTATLPNNYSLSAEERVVVEVSLNTSSERIKVVINKCWATSTPSPADPQGVTFLENGCPLNSFTEVLSNGNSSTSRVSVQIFSIVEQNVIYLHCQVQICVQIGSDTCVPDCQQRTARSSRTVASSVSSAGPLFKLFQQSFEQEYETAHIIGFACLGVGLSLFFIIAFVCLFYYQRNRIGHYNFNVKPKQETFTYLNFNT
- the umodl1 gene encoding uromodulin-like 1 isoform X1, coding for MSWMLSIWTAAALLALCGGQGYSLCASGYHLCLHNETKSVSFLVMQMVSYTEAKPCGGWLPWKTCTVTLYKMIPKTENKTVVMQVAKCCDGYVQVGRYCALPVNRSGEFTAKPGTCPTADGLYPGSEDCEWDMDCPGWQKCCQKLRRSRCAHPESSANDSYIGGYRLNVTVTVKVDYQELMSKDNGLLNHTRLLQAMVTGALPTDDISVYYLSSWPVHPYRTATSLLIGRNSSLSLSDVSSKLHLLLKHIPEVSSVTVEDVDECVESTFPQCSPQADCNNTVGSYQCICRQGYSDVDPSNPGAYCTTGDELWTDTETPVTDAPSVNTDYTPASDNSSDISMTTVLNYPSSISYDSSHAALWTSTAPYTSTESPLPTTTCSPPNITSLMWSNVTGTSFDVYWSGQSQTNQTYRVVLSKGSVVTDSWETDETVKALRGLEPGVLYNVAVTPHACGRQGVALAILVKTDCQTLDATARITNVEFTPELQNSSSEAYMNLTRSIEEEIYESLSPEMKAMVDSGLVRIEITNFLRGSVVVNFKIVVSPSQSHNISNVSIALLNSLMNSSKYTVDENNTSINDSDECTSGSHDCSQWANCTNTWGSYTCVCKTGYTDNNPDRPGRVCTSISTSETITPSVTPTLSSTVSTVISLMTQSTSDPVLTPTTTTTNPPTSTTANTDRRSIITAPITTTAAPVTTTTAPVTTTTITIPQVITTATPIPTTSDTTTITTNPITTTTAPLTTTAAPVTITTTPITTTTANTSPVTVTTTPITTTTANTAPVTVTTTPITTTTANTSPVTVTTTPITTTTANTAPVTVTTTPITTTTANTSPVTVTTTPITTTTANTAPVTVTTTPITTTTANTAPVTVTTTPITTTTANTSPVTVTTTPITTTTANTAPVTVTTTPITTTTANTAPVTVTTTPITTTTANTAPVTVTTTPITTTTANTSPVTVTTTPITTTTANTAPVTVTTTPITTTTANTSPVTVTTTPITTTTANTAPVTVTTTPITTTTANTSPVTVTTTPITTTTANTAPVTVTTTPITTTTANTAPVTVTTIPITTTTANTSPVTVTTTPITTTTANTAPVTVTTTPITTTTVNTAPVTVTTTPITTTTVNTAPVTATTTPITTTTVNTAPVTVTTTPITTTTANTSPVTVTTTPITTTTANTAPVTVTTTPITTPAANTAPVTVTTTPITTTTVNTAPVTVTTTPITTTTVNTAPVTVTTTPITTTTVNTAPVTVTTTPITTTTVPITTSTAPVTTTTTPVSTTTAAPVATTTTPITTTTTTTTTLSLTTTSAPPILTTTAMTSITSSPSTNITTTTNVRRTTSMSGDISVRCRGTDITVTVARDFLQDHKVRESDLYLGLPECGVNGGNTTHAQLNVAWGECDTRLVQNETCYTASVTLFNTMANDREEAPTVQLELPVMCTYRKDMVISADSGSTGYDMIKEVIVGLGSFQVRVQLMNGTATLPNNYSLSAEERVVVEVSLNTSSERIKVVINKCWATSTPSPADPQGVTFLENGCPLNSFTEVLSNGNSSTSRVSVQIFSIVEQNVIYLHCQVQICVQIGSDTCVPDCQQRTARSSRTVASSVSSAGPLFKLFQQSFEQEYETAHIIGFACLGVGLSLFFIIAFVCLFYYQRNRIGHYNFNVKPKQETFTYLNFNT